CCACGAAGGCCGGGGCACGGACCAGGTTGGTGATGCGCTGGCGCAAATCCCGGTGCGCGTCCAAGCCCAGGTGGTCGGCCGCCATCTGGTTGCACCATTCGATCTGCTCCCCTGCGTCGAGCATCAACACCCCGTTGGGCGAGGCCTCGATGCCGCTGAGGAACTGCTGGAGCTGATCCTGCTCGCGTCGGATGTCTCTTTCACGCTTGCGGACGACCCGCTCGGCACGGGCGGAGAGCTCCCCCCAGAAGCCGGCCATCACCGGCGCATCCACGTCCTGGTGGCCGCTGAGCCAGCGCAGCAGCCGCAGGCCGCGCCAGCTGTCGATCAGGCAGATCAGGGCGACGGCCACGCCGGCGCCTCCCACCGCGCCCCACGACGCCCAGGCCGAGTCCGCGAGCAGCCACGCACCCGCCGTGGCCACCGCCATCACCGACAGCAGCGCCAAGAGCACCCTCGGTGCCAACCAGAACATGTTGCCTCCGCCCCGTGCCCGTCGCCGTGACCCTGCCTGTGCCCGGTCCTCAGTGCGAGGAGACCGCCACCTGCTGGGTCAGTCGGTAGCCGGCCCCACGGACCGTCTCGATCATCTGAGCACAGCGCGCGGGCGTCAGCGCCTCGCGCAGGCGCTTCACATGCACATCCACCGTGCGCTCCTCGATGAACACATGGTCACCCCAGACGCGGTCCAGCAACTGAGCGCGGCTGTGCACCCGCTCGGGGTGGGTCATCAGGAAATGCAGGAGACGGAACTCGGTGGGGCCGAGCTTGAGATCCACGCCATTGCGGCTGACCCGGCGGGTCGACGGATCCAGGCGCAGCCCACCCACCTCCACCGCGGAGTCAAGGGCCTCGGGCACCCGGCGGCGCAGCACCGCGCGGATGCGGGCCAGCAGCTCCTGGGTCGAGAAGGGCTTGGTCAGGTAGTCGTCGGCGCCCGCATCCAGCCCGGCCACCTTGTCACTCTCGTCCGCACGGGCCGTGAGCATGATGATGGGCAGTTCCTTGGTACGGGCCTCGCCACGCCAGCGGCGGGCCAGGGCCACGCCGGACTGACCCGGCAGCATCCAGTCCAGCAGCACCAGGTCCGGCAGCACCGCGTCCACGGCCATCTGGGCCTGGTCGGCGTTCTCCGCCAGCGTCACCTCGAAGCCCGCGTGACGCAGGTTGATCGCGATGAGCTCCGCAATCGCCGATTCGTCTTCAACCACCAACACGGCAGGCATCTCGTTCCTTCCGGTCTCAGTTGCGGGTCAGGGCGACGGTCTCCACCGTCTCGACCGGGTTGTGGCGCACGTCGGTGCCCTTGACGATGTAGATGATCTGCTCGGCCAGGTTCTTGGCATGGTCGCCCACACGCTCGATGGCCTTGGCCACGAACACCAGGTCGATGCTGGCCGAGATGGTGCGCGGATCTTCCATCATGTAGGTGATCAGCTTGCGCATCATGCCGTCGAACTCCTGGTCGATCTGGTTGTCGTTCTTGATGACTTCCAGGGCCTGCACCGTGTCCAGCCGGGCGAAGGCGTCCAGGGCCTTGCGCAGCGAGGCGGTGGCCAACGTGGCCTCGAAGGAGACATCCGACACCGGCAGGCGCAGGCGGCTGAAGACGCCGGTGTTGATCAGGCGTTGCACCGTGCGGGCGATGCGGGCGGCCTCGTCGCCCACGCGCTCGAGGTTGCCGATGGTCTTGGAGATGGCGATCAGCAGGCGGAGATCGCGCGCGGTGGGCTGGCGACGGGCGATGATGGCCGACAGGTCGGCGTCGATCTCCACCTCCTGCTGGTTCACGCGCTCTTCCATCGCCAGCACCTGGCTGGCCGTCTCGGCGCTGTAGTTGGTCAGGGCGTAGATGGCCTGGGCCACCTGGGCTTCCACCAGGCCGCCCATTTCGAGCACGCGCGTGGAGACCGCGCTGAGCTCGGCGTCGAACTGGGTCGAGAGATGCTTGTCCGTCATGGTCGTGATCCTCTTGGGAATCCGAAACTGCCCGGTCAGCCGAAGCGGCCGGTGATGTAGTCTTCCGTGTCCTTCTTCTTGGGCTTCATGAAGAGTTCACGGGTGGGGCCGAATTCGACCAGATCGCCCAGGTACATGTAGGCGGTGTAGTCGGACACGCGAGCGGCCTGCTGCATGTTGTGGGTCACGATCACCACGGTGTAGTCGCTCTTGAGCTCGGTGATGAGCTCCTCGACCTTGCCGGTGGAGATCGGGTCCAGCGCCGAGCAGGGCTCGTCCAGCAGCAGCACCTCGGGCTTGATGGCAATGCCGCGGGCGATGCACAGACGCTGCTGCTGGCCGCCGGACAGGCCCGAGCCGCTCTGGCCCAGCTTGTCCTTGACCTCGTTCCACAGCGCGGCCTTCTTCAGGGCCCATTCGACCCGCTCGTCCATCTCGACGCGCGAGAGGTTCTCGAAGAGTTTCACACCGAAGGCGATGTTGTCGTAGATCGACATCGGGAACGGTGTGGGCTTCTGGAAGACCATGCCGACCTTGGCGCGGATCAGCGACACGTCCAGCTTGCTGTCCAGCACGTTCTCGCCGTCCACCAGGATCTCGCCTTCGGCGCGCTGCTCGGGATAGAGCTCGAACATGCGGTTGAAGGTGCGCAGCAGGGTGGACTTGCCGCAGCCCGACGGGCCGATGAAGGCGGTGGCCTTCTTCTCGGGAATGTCGAGGTTGATGTGCTTGAGCGCGTGGAAGCTGCCGTAGTAGAAGTTCAGGTCCCGCACCGAGATCTTGGCCTTCTCGGTCACGCTGGTATCGACTTTTGCGTCCATGACGTCTGCCTGTGAGGGATTACTGTTGCTTGCGGAAGAAGACCCGCGCGATGATGTTGAGCGCCAGCACGCCCATCGTGATCAGGAAGACACCGGCCCAGGCCAGCTTCTGCCAGTTCTCGTAGGGGCTCATGGCGAACTTGAAGATGGTCACCGGCAGGCTGGCCATCGGCTGACCCAGGTTGGAGGTCCAGAACTGGTTGGACAGTGCGGTGAAGAGCAGCGGTGCGGTCTCGCCCGAGATCCGGGCCAGGGCCAACAGCACCCCGGTCACCACACCGGAACGCGCCGAACGCAGGGTGACCGACAGGATCACCTTCCACTTGGGCGTGCCCAGGGCGTAGGCCGACTCACGCAGCGCATGCGGCACCAGGCTCAGCATGTTCTCCGTCGTGCGGATGACCACCGGGATGACGATCAGCGCCAGGGCGATCACGCCAGCCCAGCCCGAGAAGGTCTTCATCGGCGCCACGGCCACCGAATAGACGAACAGGCCAATCACGATGGACGGTGCCGACAGCAGGATGTCGTTGATGAACTGGGTGATGCGGCCCAGCCAGGCGTTCTTGCCGTACTCGGCCAGGTAGATGCCGGCCATCATGCCGATGGGCGTGCCGATCGCCGTGGCCAAGGTCACCATCATCAGAGAACCATAGATGGCGTTGGCCAGACCACCGACATCCGCCTGCGGCGGCGGGGTCATCTCGGTGAAGACCGACAGGGTCAGACCGCCCACGCCGAGGCGGAAGGTCTCCCAGAGGATCCACAGCAGCCAGAACACACCGAAGGCCATGGCCCCCAGCGAGAGCGTCAGCGCGACGGCATTGACGCGCTTGCGGCGGTTGTGCAGGCGCATGCGGCCCGCGTCGAGTGCAGCCAGACTCACGAGCGGCTCCCTTCGTTCTTCTTGAGGCGCATCAGCAGCAGCTTGGACAGGGCCAGCACCACGAAGGTGATGAAGAACAGCACCAGGCCGAGGTAGATCAGCGAAGCCTGGTGCAGGCCTTCGCCGGCCTCGGCGAATTCGTTGGCCAACGCGGACGTGATGCTGTTGCCCGGCTCGAACAGCGAGATCGACGACAGCTGGTTCATGTTGCCGATCACGAAGGTGACGGCCATGGTCTCGCCCAGCGCCCGGCCCAGGCCCAGCATGATGCCGCCGATGACCCCGGTCTTGGTGTAGGGAAGCACCACCTTGGACACCACCTCCCAGGTGGTCGAACCCAGGCCATAGGCCGATTCCTTGAGCATGGGCGGCGTCACCTCGAACACATCCCGCATCACCGAGGCGATGAAGGGAATGATCATGATGGCCAGGATGATGCCGGCCGACAGCATGCCCAGGCCCACGGGCGGTCCGGAAAACAACGTGCCCAGCACCGGCACGCCGCCGAAGACGTTCTGCAGCGGCTGCTGCACCCAGGTGGCCAGCAGCGGGCCGAAGACCAGCAGGCCCCACATGCCGTACACGATGGACGGCACCGCGGCCAGCAGTTCAACGGCCACCCCCAGCGGGCGCTTGAGCCACTGGGGCGAAAGTTCGGTCAGGAACAGCGCGATGCCGAAACTCACGGGCACCGCGATCAGCAGCGCGATGAACGAGGTCATCAGCGTGCCGTAGATCATCACCAGGCCGCCGTACTGATCCCCGACCGGATCCCACTCGGATCGCCAGAGAAACGACAGGCCGTACTCGCGGATGGCGGGCATGGCGCCGGCCACCAGTGACAACAGGATGCCCAGCAGCAGGGCCAGGGTCAGCCAGGCCGCGCCCAGCGCCGCCATCGCAAACAGGCGATCCGCCCAGGGAACGCGGACACGCCGCGGTGCCGGCTTGCCGGCAGGAGAAATCTTGGCCATCACACCATCATCGGAGAGGGGATTGGCAGGCATCGTAGCAGTCACGTTCACAGCTCCGTGGATGCGCGCAAGCGCCGGACTGCCAGGAGGCAGCCGGCACTTGCTGGCAGGGGCAGCCCTGATTACTTGACGGTCACAACCTTGCCGGCGCCGTCCTTGATGTTGGCCCACTCCTTGTGGATCAGGCCCTTGACGGAGTCAGGCATCGGCACGTAGTCCAGATCGGCGGCCATCTTGTCGCCGTTGGCGTAGGACCAGTCGAAGAACTTCAGGGCAGCAGCAGCCTGCTCGGGCTTGGCTTGCACCTTGTGCATCAGGATGAAGGTGGCGCCGGAGATGGGCCAAGATTCCTTGCCCGGCTGCTCGGTCAGCACTTGGTAGAAGGACTTGTCCCAGGCGGCGCCGGCGGCGGCAGCCTTGAAGGTCGTGTCGTCCGGCTGCACGAACTGACCATCCTTGTTCTTCAGCGCAGCATGGGTCATCTTGTTCTGCTTGGCGTAGGCGTACTCGACGTAGCCGATCGAGTTCTGCAGGCGCAGCACGTAGGACGACACGCCCTCGTTGCCCTTGCCGCCCACACCGGCCGGCCAGTTCACGGCGGTGCCGTCACCGACCTTTTCCTTCCACTCAGCGCTGACCTTGGACAGGTAGTTGGTGAACAGGAAGGTGGTGCCCGAGCCGTCGGCACGGTGGACCACGGCGATCTGGGCGTCGGGCAGCTTCACACCGGCGTTCAGGCCGGCGATGGCGGGGTCATTCCACTTGGTGACCTTGCCCAGGAAGATGTCCGCCAGCACGGTGCCGGTCAACTTCAGTTGACCCGGCTTCAGGCCGGCGATGTTGACGACCGGCACCACACCACCCATCACGGTGGGGAACTGCAGCAGACCGTCCTTGGCCAATTCATCGTCCTTCAGCGGCATGTCAGAGGCGCCGAAGTCCACCGTCTTGGCCTTGATCTGCTTGATGCCGGCACCCGACCCCACCGATTGGTAGTTGATGCGAGCGCCCGTGGCCTTGTTGTAGGCATCGGCCCACTTGGCGTACACCGGAGCCGGGAAGGAAGCACCAGCGCCAGTCACGTCTTGAGCCGAGGCGGCCGTGGCCACCACCAGCGCCGCACCCGCCAGGGTGAAGCGAACGAAAGAAGAAACCATGAGACAAACCTTTCGTCAGTGAAACTGGAGGTATCTCCAGCCGTGCGTGCACTGTAAAAAGGCTTTGTGACACGTTCGTGACGCATGACAGCACAGCCATTGCCGCCACAAGGTTGTCACATTGATGTCATTTATCGATGATTTTCTCAATCAAGACAACAACTTAGCATTCCCCACGGGCAGCCGCAGCCAAGGTCTCCGCGGCATGGCGGGCCTGTGACTCTTCCCGTGCCTCGACCATCACCCGCAGCACCGGTTCGGTGCCCGAGGCCCGGATCAGCACCCGCCCCAGGCGCCCCAACTCGGCCGTGACCTGCCGGGTGAGCTCGCTCAAGCGGGCATTCTGGCGCCAGTCCTCCCCCTCCTTCAGGCGCACATTGATCATCACCTGCGGATACAGCGTCACCCCCTCCAGCAGTGCCCGCAGGCCGCGCCCGCTGCGCTGGGTGGCCTGGAGCACCTGCAGGGCACTGACGATGCCATCGCCCGTGCTGTGACGGTCCAGCGCCAGCAGATGGCCGGAACTCTCGCCGCCCAGCAACCAGTGGCGGGCGGCCAGCTCCTCCAGCACGTAACGGTCACCCACCTTGGCCCGCACCAGTTCGATGCCCTGCTCTGCCAGGGCCACCTCGACTGCCATGTTGGTCATCAGCGTGCCGACCACGCCCGGCACGGCCTCACCCTGGGCCTTGCGGTCCATGGCCATGACGTAGAGCAGTTCGTCGCCGTTGAAGAGCCGCCCCTCGTTGTCCACCAGTTGCAGGCGGTCGGCGTCGCCGTCCAGTGCAATGCCGTAATTGGCACCCTGCTCCTTCACGGCAGCCACCAGCGCCGCGGGCGAAGTCGCCCCCACGCCGGCGTTGATGTTCATGCCGTTGGGAGTCACCCCGATCGAGGTCACCTCGCCCCCCAACTCGTGGAACACCGCCGGCGCCACCTGGTAGGCGGCGCCATGGGCAGCATCGATGACGAATTTGAGGCCCTTGAGATTCAGTTCCCCACTGACCGTGCTCTTGCAGAACTCGACGTAGCGCCCCTGCGCATCGTCCAGCCGGCGCGCCCGGCCCAAGCGGGCCGAGTCCACCCAGGCCGGGGGCTCTTCCAGAGCCTGCTCCACCGATTCTTCCCAGGCGTCGGGCAGTTTCTCCCCCTTGGCACTGAAGAACTTGATGCCGTTGTCGGGAAAGGCGTTGTGCGAGGCGCTGATCACCACTCCCAGGTCCAGCCGCAGGGCCCGGGTGAGGTAAGCCACCCCCGGCGTGGGCAGGGGGCCGGTCAGCAACACGTTGACCCCCGCCGAGGCGAAACCGGCTTCCAGGGCCGACTCCAGCATGTAACCCGAAATGCGGGTGTCCTTGCCGATCAGGACCGTCGGGCGCCGGCCCTTGGCCGTGCGCTGCAGGACCTGTCCCACCGCATGCCCCAGCCGGAGGGCGAAGTCCGGCGTGATCGGGAACTGGCCCACGGTGCCACGGATGCCATCGGTGCCGAAATACTGTCGTGCCATATCGGTTCGTCGTTGTCTTTGTCCAAATCTCAGACGGCTTTGCACAGGCCCGCGGCCTGCCACACCTTGAGGGCATCCACCGTGGCCGCCACGTCGTGCACGCGCACGATGCGTGCGCCCAGGGTCACGGCCGCCAGAGCGGCAGCCACGCTGGCGGCCTGGCGCTGGTGCACCGGACGGCCGGTGAGTTGCCCCAGCGTGCGCTTGCGTGACCAGCCCGCCAGCAGGGGCCGC
This sequence is a window from Ideonella dechloratans. Protein-coding genes within it:
- the pstC gene encoding phosphate ABC transporter permease PstC — protein: MAKISPAGKPAPRRVRVPWADRLFAMAALGAAWLTLALLLGILLSLVAGAMPAIREYGLSFLWRSEWDPVGDQYGGLVMIYGTLMTSFIALLIAVPVSFGIALFLTELSPQWLKRPLGVAVELLAAVPSIVYGMWGLLVFGPLLATWVQQPLQNVFGGVPVLGTLFSGPPVGLGMLSAGIILAIMIIPFIASVMRDVFEVTPPMLKESAYGLGSTTWEVVSKVVLPYTKTGVIGGIMLGLGRALGETMAVTFVIGNMNQLSSISLFEPGNSITSALANEFAEAGEGLHQASLIYLGLVLFFITFVVLALSKLLLMRLKKNEGSRS
- the pstB gene encoding phosphate ABC transporter ATP-binding protein PstB, translated to MDAKVDTSVTEKAKISVRDLNFYYGSFHALKHINLDIPEKKATAFIGPSGCGKSTLLRTFNRMFELYPEQRAEGEILVDGENVLDSKLDVSLIRAKVGMVFQKPTPFPMSIYDNIAFGVKLFENLSRVEMDERVEWALKKAALWNEVKDKLGQSGSGLSGGQQQRLCIARGIAIKPEVLLLDEPCSALDPISTGKVEELITELKSDYTVVIVTHNMQQAARVSDYTAYMYLGDLVEFGPTRELFMKPKKKDTEDYITGRFG
- the pstA gene encoding phosphate ABC transporter permease PstA, which gives rise to MSLAALDAGRMRLHNRRKRVNAVALTLSLGAMAFGVFWLLWILWETFRLGVGGLTLSVFTEMTPPPQADVGGLANAIYGSLMMVTLATAIGTPIGMMAGIYLAEYGKNAWLGRITQFINDILLSAPSIVIGLFVYSVAVAPMKTFSGWAGVIALALIVIPVVIRTTENMLSLVPHALRESAYALGTPKWKVILSVTLRSARSGVVTGVLLALARISGETAPLLFTALSNQFWTSNLGQPMASLPVTIFKFAMSPYENWQKLAWAGVFLITMGVLALNIIARVFFRKQQ
- the glmM gene encoding phosphoglucosamine mutase; amino-acid sequence: MARQYFGTDGIRGTVGQFPITPDFALRLGHAVGQVLQRTAKGRRPTVLIGKDTRISGYMLESALEAGFASAGVNVLLTGPLPTPGVAYLTRALRLDLGVVISASHNAFPDNGIKFFSAKGEKLPDAWEESVEQALEEPPAWVDSARLGRARRLDDAQGRYVEFCKSTVSGELNLKGLKFVIDAAHGAAYQVAPAVFHELGGEVTSIGVTPNGMNINAGVGATSPAALVAAVKEQGANYGIALDGDADRLQLVDNEGRLFNGDELLYVMAMDRKAQGEAVPGVVGTLMTNMAVEVALAEQGIELVRAKVGDRYVLEELAARHWLLGGESSGHLLALDRHSTGDGIVSALQVLQATQRSGRGLRALLEGVTLYPQVMINVRLKEGEDWRQNARLSELTRQVTAELGRLGRVLIRASGTEPVLRVMVEAREESQARHAAETLAAAARGEC
- the pstS gene encoding phosphate ABC transporter substrate-binding protein PstS translates to MVSSFVRFTLAGAALVVATAASAQDVTGAGASFPAPVYAKWADAYNKATGARINYQSVGSGAGIKQIKAKTVDFGASDMPLKDDELAKDGLLQFPTVMGGVVPVVNIAGLKPGQLKLTGTVLADIFLGKVTKWNDPAIAGLNAGVKLPDAQIAVVHRADGSGTTFLFTNYLSKVSAEWKEKVGDGTAVNWPAGVGGKGNEGVSSYVLRLQNSIGYVEYAYAKQNKMTHAALKNKDGQFVQPDDTTFKAAAAGAAWDKSFYQVLTEQPGKESWPISGATFILMHKVQAKPEQAAAALKFFDWSYANGDKMAADLDYVPMPDSVKGLIHKEWANIKDGAGKVVTVK
- the phoU gene encoding phosphate signaling complex protein PhoU, producing the protein MTDKHLSTQFDAELSAVSTRVLEMGGLVEAQVAQAIYALTNYSAETASQVLAMEERVNQQEVEIDADLSAIIARRQPTARDLRLLIAISKTIGNLERVGDEAARIARTVQRLINTGVFSRLRLPVSDVSFEATLATASLRKALDAFARLDTVQALEVIKNDNQIDQEFDGMMRKLITYMMEDPRTISASIDLVFVAKAIERVGDHAKNLAEQIIYIVKGTDVRHNPVETVETVALTRN
- the phoB gene encoding phosphate regulon transcriptional regulator PhoB, with the translated sequence MPAVLVVEDESAIAELIAINLRHAGFEVTLAENADQAQMAVDAVLPDLVLLDWMLPGQSGVALARRWRGEARTKELPIIMLTARADESDKVAGLDAGADDYLTKPFSTQELLARIRAVLRRRVPEALDSAVEVGGLRLDPSTRRVSRNGVDLKLGPTEFRLLHFLMTHPERVHSRAQLLDRVWGDHVFIEERTVDVHVKRLREALTPARCAQMIETVRGAGYRLTQQVAVSSH